One part of the bacterium HR17 genome encodes these proteins:
- the tsaB gene encoding tRNA threonylcarbamoyladenosine biosynthesis protein TsaB, with product MLLLALETTGEIASVCVWDGASAKEQPVRAALCVHAYQTLTQRLPALVQATLHQAGTALTDIGLFAVSLGPGSFTSVRVGVAFAKGLAMALDKPLLGVLTLDAVALTANAPDGSLLVSVSPSRPTKPTEVYAALFRVSDSTPHRIVDDFACDFPTLVHQLQERPERHIVFAGVLPAGTPAMLAPLRAAKGIAVPLMAQPPNAVAIAMAAWRRWSENPHPDDPVHLVPHYVLPSSAEEKRRGAC from the coding sequence ATGTTGCTGCTGGCGCTGGAAACGACGGGGGAAATCGCCAGCGTTTGCGTTTGGGACGGTGCAAGCGCCAAAGAGCAACCCGTGCGCGCTGCCTTGTGCGTTCACGCCTATCAAACCCTGACCCAGCGCTTGCCCGCATTAGTGCAAGCGACGCTACACCAAGCGGGCACGGCGCTGACCGACATCGGCTTGTTCGCCGTTTCGCTCGGACCGGGTTCGTTCACCAGCGTGCGGGTCGGTGTGGCGTTTGCGAAAGGGCTGGCGATGGCGTTGGACAAACCGCTGTTGGGTGTGTTGACGCTGGATGCAGTGGCGCTGACGGCTAACGCGCCTGACGGCAGTTTGCTCGTGTCCGTCTCGCCATCCCGTCCGACCAAACCGACGGAAGTTTACGCCGCCCTGTTTCGCGTCAGCGACAGCACACCCCACCGCATCGTTGATGACTTCGCATGCGATTTCCCTACATTGGTGCATCAGTTACAGGAACGCCCAGAACGGCACATCGTTTTTGCAGGCGTTTTGCCCGCGGGCACGCCGGCGATGTTAGCACCGCTGAGGGCAGCGAAAGGCATCGCCGTTCCGCTAATGGCACAACCGCCCAATGCCGTGGCGATTGCGATGGCGGCGTGGCGGCGATGGAGCGAAAACCCGCACCCGGATGACCCCGTTCACCTCGTCCCACACTATGTCTTGCCGTCCAGCGCCGAAGAAAAGCGTAGGGGCGCATGTTAG